The DNA window AGAAGAACGTCACCGACGAGGTGATCGACCAGCCCTGCGCTACCGCGTCCAGGCCCCGATGATCGACAACCTGATGCGCGAGGTCGGCATCGAAGGCGGCGGCGTGGGGCGGCTGACGGACGTGGTGCAGGACGCGCGGGACCTGGCGCAGCTCCGGAAGAGGCGAGAAGGCGCGGAGGCGGACAGCGACCGGGAGCGGGATCGGCGGGAGGAGGGGGTGAGGGGCGGTTGGCATGTTAAATGGAGCATCAACGCAATCTCAAGCAGGGGACGAAAATGAGTGCAGTGATCGGGTTCATTCTTTTCGGATTCTTCCAACTTAGCCACGCACTAACTGGTGGAAGTCTCGAAGATATTGGGGATTTCCAAAATTGTCCCGACTGCCAGGCCGATGGGGGTACCCTTTCTGCTCACCGTGACCTGATTCAGGCGGCATACAATCTTGGTCTCCGCTGTACCGGCGGTTGACCGTAAACCCTGAGTGATACAAGTTTTGCTCGAATTGTTGCGATGAAATCAATTTAGAAAATGGTACCGCAAGGAGGTGCCAGGCCCTATTCTTACTGCCCAAGCGGTGCCGAGGCCCAAGTTACATCGGTACAGCTGGTCACTGTCGACTCAAGTCCAGGATGACATTGCGCCGATATCATCGGCGGAGTTCAGGCCATTTGTATTTCCTAGTGGAGTAGTTGTTGGAATCAGACGTCTTTAGGGCACGGTGACCCAGTGGCGGTAGATGGCTTGGAGTTGGATCGCGGCAAGTAGCTCTCCAGCGTTTCGACGTGGAATGGATCCTCTAAGGATTACGTTTTTTTCGTGTGAACGATGAAGTGAACTTGTGCGCATCGGTTGGTGGATTTAGTGGTGTCGTGGTGAATGGGGACTCCTCTCGGGGTCTAATTTGAAGGAGGTTCGTTCGGTGACGTTGCCACGATTCATTGGGATAGGGGCACTTGACTGCCAGCTTAACTCGGAAAGCTGAGTTCCGGTCAAGATGTGTGCTCATTTTTCGCCACGGCTACGAACTTAGAAATCCGAGTCAGTTCACTCTTGCAGAGGGTTGTTTGGTCCTTTCTGGGTCCCAAGCGTGATATCCTAGTAACTGCTCTGGCTATCAAAATAATGAGACTTATGACAGATCTTTCTCTGGAGGGGCTCAGGAGGACCGAGTTTGTAGTCTACAATGGTCGACCGTATCTGATGGGACATAGAGTTGCTGTCCATGACTTGAATGCCGGATCGATCGCCTCTTCTGCTTCGCGTCAGAGAGATAGCGACTCTTGGACTCCAAATGATGGCGGGTATACTGCCTTTCTATGGGCAATTGATCCAAAACATGTAGATTCGGCCATCTTTGGTGGGTTTTGAATTGCTGGACTGCTTTCGTCCCAATCGCTGCTAGACTTCATTGCCGGCGCTCAAATCGTTCGCTCTCGGCTGTTCCCAAAGTCTGATCTCCGTCGCCCGCCCCGTGCTTGGTGGCCATCTATTGTCGCCCCATGTGAGGTCCGAGTAGTGAAGACTAGGAGTGCCAGAACTAGCAGCAATGAACGCACCGAAAATGCGGCGCTTCCAGCACCAATGGCAATCCCGCGCATCTTGCCCTCCGCTGCCACTCCTGCTGACATCATGACCTGATTGTAAGGGACGGGCAAGCGCCTCAGGTTGGAGGGTTGGAGGCAAAGACAAAGGCAAAGGCAGGCGCGAGGCGCCCCATGAGGCGCCCCTGGTCTGGCTTCGCGCTGTCAGCGGAAGGTGTAGTGGATTACGGGATTACGGTGACAGTGCATTAAAGTGACCCTTCACGCCGTTCCTGTCAAAATTCCCGCGTGCCACGTCCTTGCATTCTGTCCCCTGTGGGTTACATATGCCGATGATGGAAGTGCGGACGACCGACGTCTTCGATCGCTGGCTCGCGCGGCTGAAGGACCGGCGGGCGCAGGTTCAGGTCGCGGCGCGGATCGATCGGCTGGCGTTCGGGCATTTCGGCGATGTCGAGGCGGTCGGCGACGGGGTTGAGGAGCTGCGCATCCACGCCGGCCCGGGCTATCGGGTCTATCTCACCCGCCGTGGCCGTACCCTGGTCGTGCTGCTGTGCGGCGGCGACAAGGGCAGCCAGGCGCGGGACATCGCACGGGCGAAGAAGCTGGCGCGGCAGCTGGAGGAAGACGGCGCATGACACGGACCATGACCAAGACCCGGCCGTTCGACATCGCCGAGTGGCTGACCGACGACGAGGCGGTCGCGGTCTATCTCAGCGAGGCGCTGGAGACCGGAGACCATGCCTATGTCGCCCATGCGCTGGGCCAGGTCGCGCGGGCGCGCGGCATGGCGGAGATCGCGCGGCGGTCGGGCGTGAAGCGGGAGGCGCTCTACCGCGCGCTCAGCACCGCCGGCAACCCCGGCTTCGCCACCATCCTCAAGGTGATCAAGGCGCTGGACCTGAAGCTTTCCGCTGCGCCCGCGGGCGAGGCGGGGCGGTGAGCCCGGTCGACGTGGCGCGGATCGAGGCGGCGCTGTCGGCGCTGCTCGACGGCGCCAAGGTGGATCTTCGTATGGCGCAGGATCTCAGCCGGTATTTCCGCGATGCCGTCGTGGCCGAGGCGGTGCCACAGTATGTCGCCGGCTGACGCCGTCCGGCTGCGGCACGGGCGTGGATGCGCGGGACCAGCCCGCGCATGACGGAATAGCGGCCATGGCCCGTCTCGCCCGCACCGTCGTGCCCGGCCTGCCGCACCATGTCACCCAGCGCGGCAACGGGCGGCAGCAGACGTTCTTCACCGACGACGACTACCGGCTCTATCGCCGGCTGCTCGGCGAGGCGTGCCGGGACCACGGGGTCGGCGTGTGGGCCTGGGTGCTGATGCCGAACCATGTGCACCTGGTGCTGGCGCCGGAGACGGCCGAGGGGCTGAGCCGGGCGCTGGCGCGGGTGCACCGCGCCCATGCCGGGGCGGTGCACGCCCGGCTGCAGCGCACAGGGCACTTCTGGCAGGGGCGGTTCGGCGCGGTGGCGCTGGACGAGCCGCACGTCGCGGCCACGCTGCGCTACGTCTACCTGAACCCGGTCCGCGCGCGGCTGGTCGAGCGGGCGGCGGAGTGGCCGTGGTCGAGCCTGCACGCCCATCGCGGCGCCGCCGACGGCGTCACCGACACCGGCCCGGTCGAGGCGCGCTTCCCCGGACTGGCCGGGCTGCTGGAGGCGGACGAGACCGACGCGGCGGCGCACAAGGCGCTGCGCCGGGCCGAGAGCATCGGCCGGCCGCTGGGCGACGCCGCCTTCCTCGCCGCGATCGAGAGCCGGCTCGGCCGCGTGGTCAGCCCGCGCAAGCGCGGCCCGAAACCGAAAGAGGCCAGCGCCCCGGGGCGGTAGCGGCGCGTGCCCCGGAAGCGGCAGTGGCCGCCATCGTGCTTGCGGCTTGCGCTCGCGTCGGCCGCGATGCCGGGCCCACGCTGTCTGCGCACCGGCCGCCGTGCGCAGTCCGGCCAGGGCTGGCCGCCGCGGCGCTGGGTGCGCCGGGCGGCCGGGACCCCGGTTTCGGCGGTCGCGCTACGGCAGGATCACCGCGTCGATGACGTGGATCACGCCGTTGCTGGCCTCGATGTCGGCGGCGGTGACGTTGGCCTGGTCGACCTTGACGCCCGCCGTGGCGTCGATGTCGACCGTGCTGCCTCCACCGTGGCCACCTGCAGCACCTGCCCGGCGATGTCGGACGACATCACCCGACCGGGAATGACGTGGTAGGTCAGGATCTGCTGCAGCCGCGCCGGTTCTCCGGCTTCAGCAGGTCGTCGACCGTGCCGGGGGGCAGCGCGGCGAAGGCGGCGTCGGTCGGCGCGAACACGGTGTA is part of the Alphaproteobacteria bacterium genome and encodes:
- a CDS encoding type II toxin-antitoxin system RelE/ParE family toxin, with protein sequence MMEVRTTDVFDRWLARLKDRRAQVQVAARIDRLAFGHFGDVEAVGDGVEELRIHAGPGYRVYLTRRGRTLVVLLCGGDKGSQARDIARAKKLARQLEEDGA
- a CDS encoding transposase; translated protein: MARLARTVVPGLPHHVTQRGNGRQQTFFTDDDYRLYRRLLGEACRDHGVGVWAWVLMPNHVHLVLAPETAEGLSRALARVHRAHAGAVHARLQRTGHFWQGRFGAVALDEPHVAATLRYVYLNPVRARLVERAAEWPWSSLHAHRGAADGVTDTGPVEARFPGLAGLLEADETDAAAHKALRRAESIGRPLGDAAFLAAIESRLGRVVSPRKRGPKPKEASAPGR
- a CDS encoding putative addiction module antidote protein, encoding MTRTMTKTRPFDIAEWLTDDEAVAVYLSEALETGDHAYVAHALGQVARARGMAEIARRSGVKREALYRALSTAGNPGFATILKVIKALDLKLSAAPAGEAGR